TTGGGGGCACGATTCAAAACGATATGCTCAAGGAGTTTATCGCGCAGAAGGAGTGGATCTCACCCCCAACTCCATCTGTAAAGCTCGTCTGCGATGTTATTCAGTTCTGTGCCAACGAAGCTCCAAAGTTTAATCCGGTCAGTATTAGTGGCTACCATATCCGTGAGGCCGGTGCGACGGCGGTACAGGAGCTAGCCTTTACGATCGCAGATGGGTTGGCTTATGTAGACCACTGTATCGGGCGCGGCATGCAGATCGATGATTTTGCTCCAAGGCTCTCATTCTTTTTTGATATTCATAACGATTTCTTTGAAGAGATAGCCAAGCTGCGTGCTGCTCGCCGCCTCTGGGCGCGCCTGATGCGTGAGCGGTATGGGGCCAAGACAGACGCCTCCTGTAAGCTTAGAACTCATGCACAGACGGCAGGTGTTAGCCTGACAGCACAGCAACCCGTTAACAACGTTGTGCGTGTTGCGATGCAAGCGTTGGCGGCTGTACTGGGAGGTGTACAATCTCTTCATACAAATAGTATGGATGAAACCCTATCGCTGCCGACCGAGGACTCTGTACGGGTTGCGCTCCGTACGCAACAGATTATTGCAGAGGAGAGCGGGGTAACGAACGTGGTTGATCCCCTAGGCGGGTCGTACTTGGTTGAGCGACTTACTAATGAGATCGAAGAGGAGGCGTTGCGGTATATTAAGCAGATCGATGCAATGGGTGGGATGTTACACGCCGTAGAGCTTGGGTTCCCTCAGAGGGAGATCTCGGAGGCGGCATATCAGTTTCAATTAGAGCTTGATGCCGGAAAGCAGACCGTTGTTGGGGTCAATAAGTACCCAGAGGGGGGTGAGCAGGAGATCCCGACCCTAAAGATCGAGCACGCCGTAGAAACACGACAGATTGAAAAGATTAGGCAGTTTAAGTTAAATCGAGATACGGTAGCGCATGCAGGAGCTCTTAAGGATATTGAGCAAACGTGCAGGGAGGATCGTAACGTTGTGCCAGTTCTTATAGATGCGGTTGCGGTGGGCGTTACGTTGGGGGAGGTCTCTGACATATACCGCAAGGTGTTCGGTGTTTATACGGATCCTGGAATGTTATGACGGTAAAGAAAGACAAGGAACCACAAGTGACACAACGTCCGATTCGAATCTTGGTTGCTAAAGCTGGGCTGGATGGACATGACCGCGGAGCGAAGGTCATTGCGCGAGCGTTGCGCGATGCTGGTATGGAGGTGGTTTACACCGGACTGCACCAGACCACCGAAAATATAGTGCGAGCTGCCATCCAGGAGGACGTTGATTGTATCGGACTCAGTATCTTATCCGGCGCGCATATGACGCTCTTTCCGGAGCTTCTTAAGCAACTCAAGAGGGATGGAGCAGAAGATATAGTAGTGTTCGGCGGAGGGATTATTCCAAAGGACGATATCGAAGCACTCAAGGCGCTAGGGGTTAAGCAGATCTTTATCCCCGGTACCCATACGCAGGATGTAATAGACTGGATTAGATCTAACGTGCCGGTTAGTGAATAATAAACCCCTCAGGGGTCGATTTGCGGAGCAAATCGGGGGTGACAATACTAACTATTCACCCCTAAAATAAGCGTCCCCGATCAGGGGACGTCAAGAAAGGGGGGGGGATCTTTAGGACAGATCGCAAGATCGAATCCTTTTAACCACTCTTTTTAAACACCGACAAGTTTATACTGGGGTGAATAGGTATGAGTAAGGCCTTTACCCGTGAAGGGGATGAGAATGTCGAAGATCTAGGCGCTGAGGTC
This is a stretch of genomic DNA from Pseudomonadota bacterium. It encodes these proteins:
- a CDS encoding methylmalonyl-CoA mutase family protein, yielding MTKKPNNKAPFSQSSSYSDWRSATYAAQRERLVKFNSISFREQPEIVTPENGGAVDYHKDLGYPGEYPFTRGIQPTMYRGRLWTMRQFAGFGTPEDTNQRFKYLLDHGQTGLSTAFDMPSLMGYDPDHPRSLGEVGREGVSVATLDDMDALFDGIALDQVTTSMTINCTATAAFAFYFALAKRRGIGFNQIGGTIQNDMLKEFIAQKEWISPPTPSVKLVCDVIQFCANEAPKFNPVSISGYHIREAGATAVQELAFTIADGLAYVDHCIGRGMQIDDFAPRLSFFFDIHNDFFEEIAKLRAARRLWARLMRERYGAKTDASCKLRTHAQTAGVSLTAQQPVNNVVRVAMQALAAVLGGVQSLHTNSMDETLSLPTEDSVRVALRTQQIIAEESGVTNVVDPLGGSYLVERLTNEIEEEALRYIKQIDAMGGMLHAVELGFPQREISEAAYQFQLELDAGKQTVVGVNKYPEGGEQEIPTLKIEHAVETRQIEKIRQFKLNRDTVAHAGALKDIEQTCREDRNVVPVLIDAVAVGVTLGEVSDIYRKVFGVYTDPGML
- a CDS encoding cobalamin B12-binding domain-containing protein; translation: MTVKKDKEPQVTQRPIRILVAKAGLDGHDRGAKVIARALRDAGMEVVYTGLHQTTENIVRAAIQEDVDCIGLSILSGAHMTLFPELLKQLKRDGAEDIVVFGGGIIPKDDIEALKALGVKQIFIPGTHTQDVIDWIRSNVPVSE